A segment of the Anguilla anguilla isolate fAngAng1 chromosome 6, fAngAng1.pri, whole genome shotgun sequence genome:
ACCCTCTGAAACCAGGGATAGAAAAATCCATAAATGAGAGGGTTGCAGGTAGAATTAAAATACCCCAGCCATCCAAGAGCATCAAATACAACAGCAGAAGTGGACAAATCAAAGGATGGATTTATAACAAGCGTCATAACAAATGGCAGCCAGCACAGCCCATAGACACCCAGTACAAATCCAAGGGTCTTTGcagcctttttctctctttgtcctGATGAGTAGTCCTTTTTATCTTGTTCTGCCCTTGTCACTCCCAAAGAGCAGTTTATCTTTCtggcttgtatttttgcaacGTAGAAAATCTTAATATAGAGGGCCACCATTATTGTGCCTGGAATGAAGAAGCCCACAAAAGCAGCTGTCATTCCCCATTCTTTATTAACAAACATAATACAGGTGCCTGCGCAAGGGTTTATGAGCAATTCGTCCACACCAACTAAATTAATTTTGGACAGGATCACCCCAAACCCAAATGCAAAGGAAAACATCCAGGTGATTCCAATAAGGGCTGCTACCTTGTGCATGGTTACTGAGGTCCTGTACTGAAGAGGCTTACAGATGGCCAAATATCTGTCAACAGAAATGAGACCCAGGTGCAAGAGGGATGCAGTGGACATCATAACGTCAGTGCTGTAGTGTAT
Coding sequences within it:
- the LOC118229433 gene encoding trace amine-associated receptor 4-like isoform X1, with amino-acid sequence MKILALNLTGDSVETQYCFPHQKGSCLRSQTLILIKAAMYMFMAFIILMTVCGNLLVIISISHFRQLHSPTNLIILSLAFIDWFLGAVVMPGSMIKSVENCWYFGETFCKIHYSTDVMMSTASLLHLGLISVDRYLAICKPLQYRTSVTMHKVAALIGITWMFSFAFGFGVILSKINLVGVDELLINPCAGTCIMFVNKEWGMTAAFVGFFIPGTIMVALYIKIFYVAKIQARKINCSLGVTRAEQDKKDYSSGQREKKAAKTLGFVLGVYGLCWLPFVMTLVINPSFDLSTSAVVFDALGWLGYFNSTCNPLIYGFFYPWFQRVFRIILSGKVFQNGSSLLNIYAENNL
- the LOC118229433 gene encoding trace amine-associated receptor 4-like isoform X2, giving the protein MYMFMAFIILMTVCGNLLVIISISHFRQLHSPTNLIILSLAFIDWFLGAVVMPGSMIKSVENCWYFGETFCKIHYSTDVMMSTASLLHLGLISVDRYLAICKPLQYRTSVTMHKVAALIGITWMFSFAFGFGVILSKINLVGVDELLINPCAGTCIMFVNKEWGMTAAFVGFFIPGTIMVALYIKIFYVAKIQARKINCSLGVTRAEQDKKDYSSGQREKKAAKTLGFVLGVYGLCWLPFVMTLVINPSFDLSTSAVVFDALGWLGYFNSTCNPLIYGFFYPWFQRVFRIILSGKVFQNGSSLLNIYAENNL